In a single window of the Bacillota bacterium genome:
- the infC gene encoding translation initiation factor IF-3 — MDKDLRVNEEIRAREVRLIGVDGQQLGIFSLREALEMAYDQSLDLVEVAPQARPVVCRIMDYGRHKYEMAKRDREARKKQRAGDMKETKLRPRIEQHDFAVKARNTRRFLEDGDKVKVTLMFRGRELAYVDLGREVLERLVQEVSDLAVVERPPRLEGRNMVMILSPKSTG; from the coding sequence ATAGACAAGGACCTGCGGGTCAACGAAGAGATCAGGGCGCGCGAGGTGCGCCTGATCGGGGTGGACGGCCAGCAGCTTGGCATCTTTTCCTTGCGTGAAGCCCTGGAAATGGCGTACGATCAGAGTCTGGACCTGGTAGAGGTGGCTCCCCAGGCCCGGCCTGTTGTGTGCCGCATCATGGACTACGGGCGGCACAAGTACGAGATGGCGAAGCGGGATCGGGAAGCTCGCAAGAAGCAGCGGGCGGGGGACATGAAGGAAACCAAGCTGCGGCCGCGCATCGAGCAGCACGATTTCGCAGTGAAGGCACGTAACACCAGGCGTTTCCTGGAAGACGGCGACAAGGTGAAGGTTACCCTCATGTTCCGGGGCCGGGAACTCGCCTACGTGGATTTGGGCAGGGAGGTTCTGGAGCGCCTGGTGCAGGAGGTTTCCGACCTGGCGGTGGTGGAGAGGCCGCCCCGCCTGGAAGGACGCAACATGGTGATGATCTTAAGCCCCAAGAGTACGGGCTAA
- a CDS encoding 4Fe-4S dicluster domain-containing protein, producing the protein MAETVTAMASSVDDKLYLIRYRVDDRPHLFVSDRQPCLEKCGSKGRPCTVVCPAHVYRWEEEQGEKRIVVEYERCVECGACRIVCPHGNIDWHYPRGGFGIVYRFG; encoded by the coding sequence ATGGCGGAGACGGTGACCGCGATGGCGAGCAGTGTCGACGACAAGCTCTATCTCATCAGGTACCGGGTGGACGACCGCCCCCACCTGTTCGTCAGCGACCGGCAGCCCTGCCTGGAGAAATGCGGCAGCAAGGGTCGCCCCTGCACGGTGGTGTGCCCGGCCCACGTCTATCGGTGGGAAGAAGAGCAGGGGGAGAAGCGCATCGTGGTGGAGTACGAGCGCTGCGTGGAGTGCGGGGCGTGCCGCATCGTCTGCCCGCACGGGAACATCGACTGGCACTATCCGCGCGGCGGCTTCGGCATCGTCTACCGCTTCGGCTAG
- a CDS encoding cysteine desulfurase family protein: protein MQAYLDNAATTRVLPEVAEMMREIMVDHYGNPSSLHRLGLEAEKLVNQARERLAAVLGCTPAEVIFTAGGTEANALAIRGTAWMRHAEGRHLVTTRIEHPSVLQTCRMLEQEGWEATYLDVDASGTVDLAQLERALRPTTVLVTVHYVNNEVGTVQPISAIAGILGTGKRRPWLHVDAVQALGKLPVAVPDLGADLMSLSAHKVHGPKGTGALYARRGIRLRPLLAGGEQEFGLRAGTENVAGIAGFGLAAQLAEQSRPAAAAHMRCLKAEMGTRLTSEVAGCRVNGPPPEQGAPHILNLRLPGMRGETMVHYLEERGVYVSTTSACASRRHPVSHVLVALGLSEEEAACSLRISLSRLNSLEEVTYAIGLIRQGVSELGRFRGR from the coding sequence ATGCAGGCATACCTGGATAACGCCGCCACCACCCGGGTGCTCCCGGAAGTGGCGGAGATGATGCGGGAGATCATGGTGGATCACTACGGCAACCCGTCGTCTTTGCACCGCCTCGGCCTCGAAGCCGAAAAGCTCGTGAATCAAGCCCGGGAGCGGCTGGCGGCGGTGCTCGGGTGCACACCCGCGGAGGTGATCTTCACCGCCGGGGGAACAGAGGCCAATGCTCTCGCCATCAGGGGCACCGCCTGGATGCGCCACGCTGAGGGGCGTCACCTCGTCACCACCAGGATCGAGCACCCCTCCGTCCTGCAGACCTGCCGCATGCTGGAGCAGGAGGGATGGGAGGCCACTTACCTGGACGTGGACGCCAGCGGGACCGTGGACCTCGCCCAACTGGAACGGGCCCTGCGGCCCACCACCGTCCTGGTCACCGTGCATTACGTCAATAATGAAGTGGGAACGGTGCAGCCCATCTCCGCCATCGCGGGCATCCTGGGCACGGGGAAGCGCCGCCCCTGGTTGCACGTGGACGCCGTCCAGGCCCTGGGCAAGCTGCCCGTTGCCGTCCCCGACCTGGGTGCCGACCTCATGTCCCTGAGCGCGCACAAGGTCCACGGCCCCAAGGGAACAGGGGCTCTGTACGCGCGCCGGGGAATCAGGCTGCGTCCTCTCCTGGCGGGGGGAGAACAGGAGTTCGGGTTGCGGGCGGGTACCGAGAACGTGGCCGGCATCGCGGGATTCGGCCTGGCCGCACAGCTGGCGGAACAAAGCCGGCCCGCCGCCGCCGCGCACATGCGCTGCCTCAAGGCGGAGATGGGCACCCGCCTCACCAGCGAAGTGGCCGGGTGCCGTGTGAACGGTCCCCCGCCCGAGCAGGGAGCCCCCCACATACTGAACCTGAGGTTGCCCGGCATGCGGGGGGAAACCATGGTACACTACCTGGAGGAGCGAGGTGTCTACGTTTCCACCACCTCGGCCTGCGCCTCCCGGCGTCACCCCGTGAGCCACGTCCTGGTGGCCCTCGGGCTCTCCGAAGAGGAGGCAGCGTGCTCCCTCCGCATCAGTCTGTCCCGGCTGAACAGCCTGGAGGAGGTTACCTATGCCATCGGGCTGATCCGGCAGGGCGTGTCGGAGCTCGGTCGTTTCAGAGGGAGGTGA
- a CDS encoding cell wall hydrolase, which produces MKRHRTHVTLGLAVLLVLVMPAQALAAYYTVQPGDTLWEIARWFGTDVYTLESWNPGAGWWIYPGQTLAVPDRPQASRGVFWGAVPYSRDDLLLLARLIEAEAGGEPYLGKVAVGAVVVNRARSGFFPSSIRGVIFDPGQFEPVLNGYIWDVYPSEESLRAAQEALAGYDPTGGAVYFYAYNKVWDPYMSSRPWAATIGGHRFTY; this is translated from the coding sequence ATGAAGCGTCATCGCACGCACGTAACCCTGGGCCTGGCGGTGCTGCTGGTGCTGGTAATGCCGGCCCAGGCTCTCGCGGCGTACTACACCGTGCAACCGGGCGATACCCTGTGGGAGATCGCCCGGTGGTTCGGCACCGACGTGTACACGCTGGAGTCGTGGAACCCGGGGGCCGGATGGTGGATATACCCGGGACAGACCCTGGCGGTACCCGACCGCCCCCAGGCATCCCGCGGGGTGTTCTGGGGCGCCGTCCCCTATTCCCGCGACGACCTCCTTCTCCTGGCCCGCCTGATCGAAGCGGAAGCGGGAGGCGAACCCTACCTCGGGAAAGTGGCCGTGGGGGCGGTGGTGGTGAATCGTGCCCGTAGCGGCTTTTTCCCGTCCAGCATCCGGGGGGTCATCTTCGACCCCGGCCAGTTCGAACCCGTACTGAACGGCTACATCTGGGATGTGTACCCGAGCGAGGAAAGCCTGCGGGCGGCGCAGGAGGCCCTGGCGGGGTACGATCCCACCGGTGGCGCTGTTTACTTTTACGCGTACAACAAGGTCTGGGATCCCTACATGTCTTCCCGGCCCTGGGCCGCCACCATCGGCGGTCACCGCTTCACCTACTGA
- a CDS encoding MFS transporter, translating to MDMTSLAVPPRPAREDPGYLALGRDLWLLFLSTLLWSVGAGLYMYTWPAYVRELGADAPELGLLYAISFGAMALSYLPGGYLADRFDRKWVIVAGWAVATPGPFLYILAQHWTHLIPAVILYNISMFSGPALRAYMAHLSPAHRMSTVFAVVDAAWPLGMVISPVMGGIWADRAGMRPVFRTAFALCALSTAVLLPMRSQKPRPQGGETAAGLGEVVSLPGVPRLLALSAGVYLLQHIFLPFVTPFLQDVAGLDLAGVGLVGSAVALGGSLLSPPLGWLADRLGRARGVAISLFLMVLSLAVLMASGNMWWLALFGFLRGAGTISWSLLAAMIATLLPPRARGRGFALFSLANGLGMAAGPYPGGWMYRASPYLPFAVSAGLLLTTAAVLTVTQKFHMTKSASLR from the coding sequence ATGGATATGACATCTCTCGCCGTCCCCCCGCGTCCGGCCAGGGAAGATCCCGGCTACCTGGCGCTGGGCCGGGACCTGTGGCTCCTGTTCCTGTCCACGCTGCTGTGGAGCGTGGGAGCCGGCCTGTACATGTACACCTGGCCGGCATATGTGCGGGAGCTTGGGGCAGACGCCCCGGAGCTGGGGCTCCTCTACGCCATCTCCTTCGGGGCCATGGCGCTCTCCTACCTCCCGGGGGGTTACCTGGCGGACAGGTTCGACCGCAAGTGGGTGATAGTGGCGGGTTGGGCGGTGGCCACCCCGGGTCCCTTCCTGTATATCCTGGCGCAACACTGGACACACCTGATACCCGCGGTGATACTGTACAACATCTCCATGTTCTCCGGTCCCGCCCTGCGGGCCTACATGGCCCACCTCAGCCCGGCCCACCGCATGTCCACCGTGTTCGCCGTCGTGGACGCCGCCTGGCCCCTGGGCATGGTCATCTCCCCCGTCATGGGCGGCATCTGGGCCGACCGGGCCGGCATGCGCCCCGTGTTCCGGACTGCCTTTGCCCTGTGCGCGCTCTCCACCGCCGTCCTCCTTCCCATGCGGTCGCAGAAGCCCCGCCCCCAGGGCGGGGAGACCGCCGCGGGCCTCGGCGAGGTCGTCTCCCTCCCCGGGGTGCCGCGATTGCTGGCGCTGTCGGCAGGGGTGTACCTCTTGCAGCACATTTTCCTCCCCTTTGTCACCCCCTTCCTGCAGGACGTAGCCGGCCTGGACCTGGCCGGGGTGGGATTGGTGGGGTCGGCGGTGGCCCTGGGCGGCTCTCTCCTCAGCCCCCCGCTGGGATGGCTTGCCGACCGCCTGGGCAGGGCCCGTGGCGTCGCCATATCGCTCTTTCTGATGGTGCTTTCCCTGGCCGTCCTCATGGCATCCGGCAACATGTGGTGGCTCGCGCTGTTCGGGTTCCTGCGCGGGGCGGGCACCATCTCCTGGAGCCTGCTGGCGGCCATGATTGCGACTCTGCTGCCACCGCGTGCTCGCGGCCGCGGCTTCGCGCTCTTCAGCCTGGCGAACGGGCTGGGCATGGCAGCCGGTCCCTATCCCGGCGGCTGGATGTACCGCGCCAGTCCCTACCTGCCCTTCGCCGTTTCGGCAGGCCTCCTGCTTACAACCGCAGCGGTTTTGACGGTCACCCAGAAATTTCACATGACAAAAAGCGCCTCTCTCCGTTAG
- a CDS encoding diguanylate cyclase translates to MLFRVLAALATARDEEAVCRILAAGLAQAAACDRGLAVCLVEADGEMWPAALLDSGEGTADRSSARPGSLVRQVLRSKRPYMGPAQGLDCWPLPEGVGQVLALPVRGRTGTRAAAILGRGAGSTFSLAELEICLLLAEQAGLALDNVRLISRLRQTARRLGDQRKQLKEITVGAVRALVAAADSRAPQFRGHSTRVAEYALAIGEEMRLSPQELEDLRYAALLHDIGRTEVDVRILRKRGPLDSGERGAMMAHAAYGAQLLEGIPIFRHLAPAVRHHHEWYAGGGYPDSLSGEEIPLLARILAVADAFDAMTSARPYRGSYHLDEVRERLVAARGIQFCPQVVDAWMAVVERIERENLPLWQEIQTRQSRSARGRRPGQLAPGRILPVHGRELAVVYRVAQETRALLDLDVLLQRILDILHESLGPGHQYIVLLPDEATGDLVVRAVAGYPEEVVGFRVPRGRGVTGWAFRTGQMQVVDDCSQDPRYISVPTGANASEVAIPLVAQEQVIGVLDVGSDTVAAFGEDDLQLLVAVAGHVADYIFVALQHRYATRAAITDGLTAVYNYAYFYARLQDEIARCRRLGTRLSVAFLDFDQLKRVNDRYGHLAGNAVVRAVAESLKARVRAADVVARYGGDEFVIIMPDTGLNEAGQALRRVLEGIPAQVYVREKEVPVPGISWGVAAYPEDGETPEDLLGVADTRMYREKGIDIQD, encoded by the coding sequence TTGCTCTTCAGGGTACTGGCGGCTCTGGCTACCGCCCGGGATGAGGAGGCGGTATGCCGGATCCTGGCTGCTGGCCTGGCCCAGGCCGCTGCCTGTGACCGGGGCCTGGCCGTTTGCCTGGTGGAGGCGGACGGGGAGATGTGGCCGGCTGCCCTTCTCGACAGCGGTGAGGGGACTGCCGATCGGTCCTCCGCGCGTCCCGGCAGCCTGGTCAGGCAGGTGTTAAGGAGCAAGCGCCCGTATATGGGCCCGGCCCAGGGGCTGGATTGCTGGCCCCTTCCGGAAGGGGTGGGGCAGGTGCTGGCCCTGCCGGTCAGGGGGCGGACGGGCACGCGCGCCGCCGCCATCCTGGGTCGGGGAGCCGGGTCCACTTTCTCGCTGGCCGAGCTGGAGATCTGCCTCCTCCTGGCCGAGCAGGCGGGGCTGGCCCTGGACAATGTACGGCTCATCTCCCGGTTGCGGCAGACCGCCCGGCGGCTGGGCGACCAGAGGAAGCAGCTCAAGGAGATTACCGTGGGGGCGGTGCGAGCCCTGGTGGCGGCGGCCGATTCCCGCGCTCCCCAGTTCCGGGGCCACTCCACCCGGGTAGCCGAATATGCCCTGGCCATCGGTGAGGAGATGCGCCTGAGTCCCCAGGAGCTGGAGGATCTTCGCTACGCCGCCCTCCTCCACGACATCGGGCGTACGGAGGTGGACGTGCGCATCCTGCGCAAGCGGGGGCCCCTGGACTCGGGCGAGAGGGGAGCGATGATGGCCCATGCCGCCTATGGAGCCCAACTGCTCGAGGGGATTCCCATCTTCCGCCACCTGGCTCCCGCCGTCCGCCACCACCACGAGTGGTACGCGGGGGGAGGGTATCCGGATTCCCTGAGCGGCGAGGAAATCCCCCTGCTGGCACGCATCCTGGCGGTGGCGGATGCCTTCGATGCCATGACCTCAGCCCGTCCCTACCGGGGGTCGTACCATCTCGACGAGGTCAGGGAGAGGTTGGTGGCCGCCCGGGGCATCCAGTTCTGTCCGCAGGTGGTGGATGCCTGGATGGCCGTCGTGGAGCGAATCGAGAGGGAGAACCTGCCCCTCTGGCAGGAGATCCAGACCCGGCAGTCCCGCTCTGCCAGGGGGAGGCGACCGGGGCAGCTCGCCCCCGGCCGCATCCTGCCCGTGCACGGGCGGGAGCTGGCCGTGGTGTACCGGGTGGCTCAGGAGACCCGGGCATTGCTCGACCTGGACGTCCTCCTGCAGCGCATCCTGGACATCCTGCATGAGTCCCTGGGCCCTGGCCACCAGTATATCGTGCTCCTGCCCGACGAGGCCACGGGGGACCTGGTGGTTCGGGCGGTGGCGGGGTATCCCGAGGAGGTGGTGGGGTTCCGGGTGCCGCGGGGAAGGGGAGTCACCGGTTGGGCTTTTCGCACCGGGCAGATGCAGGTGGTGGACGACTGCAGCCAGGATCCGCGGTACATCAGCGTCCCCACCGGAGCCAACGCCTCTGAAGTGGCCATCCCCCTGGTGGCTCAGGAGCAGGTGATAGGCGTGCTGGACGTGGGCAGTGACACGGTGGCCGCCTTCGGCGAGGACGACCTGCAGCTGCTGGTGGCGGTCGCCGGCCACGTGGCCGACTACATCTTCGTGGCCCTGCAGCACCGTTACGCCACGCGGGCCGCTATCACCGACGGTCTCACCGCCGTTTACAACTATGCCTACTTCTATGCCCGCCTGCAGGATGAGATCGCGCGCTGTCGCCGGCTGGGTACCCGGCTGAGCGTGGCCTTTCTGGACTTCGACCAGTTGAAGCGGGTGAATGATCGCTACGGCCATCTGGCCGGGAATGCGGTGGTGCGCGCGGTGGCCGAGTCTCTCAAGGCCAGGGTGCGGGCGGCCGACGTGGTGGCCCGCTACGGAGGTGACGAGTTCGTCATCATCATGCCTGACACCGGGCTGAACGAGGCCGGGCAGGCCCTGCGGCGGGTCCTGGAAGGGATCCCCGCGCAGGTGTACGTAAGGGAAAAGGAGGTGCCCGTGCCCGGCATAAGCTGGGGGGTGGCGGCGTACCCGGAGGACGGCGAGACCCCCGAGGACCTGCTGGGAGTGGCGGACACGCGTATGTACCGGGAGAAGGGCATCGACATTCAGGACTGA
- the thiI gene encoding tRNA uracil 4-sulfurtransferase ThiI, translated as MDRLLLIHYGEIGLKGENREFFERKLQAGLQRALAPWPGVSVERRHGRLYILNPPDPGAALKRLERVFGVVAISPAVRVPLDLEAIAEAARHLMQDAAASASALPLTFKVKARRANKGFRPDSMELQRLLGADLLRTVPGLKVDVHEPEVILEVEIRENAYLYGRSIAGPGGLPLGASGKALLLLSGGIDSPVAGWMGMRRGLEMECVHFYTPPFTGPRSVEKVEDLCRQLATWCGRIRLHMAKLTDVQKAIWEGAPEDLRVLLMRRFMMRVASEVARQQGASALVTGENLGQVASQTVESLTVIEAAASLIVLRPLLAWDKTEIIRRAQEIETYEISIRPYEDCCTLFVPRHPRTRPGLAEVEEAEAKLPVETLVRGCLEQTESTILKAPEWI; from the coding sequence GTGGACAGGCTCTTGTTGATACACTACGGGGAAATAGGTCTCAAGGGAGAGAACCGCGAGTTCTTCGAACGCAAGCTGCAGGCCGGCCTGCAGCGGGCCCTGGCCCCCTGGCCCGGGGTCTCCGTGGAAAGGCGCCACGGTCGTCTCTACATACTCAATCCCCCCGATCCCGGAGCAGCCCTGAAGCGCCTGGAGCGGGTATTCGGCGTCGTGGCCATCAGCCCGGCCGTGCGCGTCCCCCTTGACCTGGAGGCGATCGCAGAAGCGGCCCGCCACCTCATGCAAGATGCCGCGGCCAGCGCCTCCGCCCTCCCTCTCACGTTCAAGGTGAAGGCGCGCCGCGCCAACAAGGGGTTCCGTCCGGACTCCATGGAACTCCAGCGTCTCCTGGGCGCAGACCTGCTGCGCACCGTCCCCGGCCTGAAGGTGGACGTGCACGAACCCGAAGTCATACTCGAGGTCGAGATCAGGGAGAACGCCTATCTGTACGGGCGGTCGATCGCGGGACCTGGGGGCCTCCCCCTGGGCGCGAGCGGAAAGGCCCTGCTCCTCCTGTCGGGGGGCATCGACAGCCCGGTGGCAGGGTGGATGGGCATGCGCCGGGGCCTGGAGATGGAGTGCGTGCACTTCTACACCCCACCCTTCACCGGTCCCCGCTCCGTGGAAAAGGTGGAGGACCTGTGCCGCCAGTTGGCCACCTGGTGCGGACGCATCCGGCTGCACATGGCGAAGCTCACCGACGTGCAGAAGGCCATCTGGGAAGGGGCCCCCGAGGACCTGCGGGTCCTCTTGATGCGCCGCTTCATGATGAGAGTGGCGTCGGAAGTGGCCCGGCAGCAGGGCGCGAGCGCCCTGGTCACCGGTGAGAACCTGGGGCAGGTTGCCAGCCAGACCGTGGAGAGCCTCACCGTGATCGAGGCTGCGGCCTCGCTGATCGTGTTGCGCCCCCTGCTGGCGTGGGACAAGACCGAGATCATCCGCCGGGCCCAGGAAATCGAGACTTACGAGATATCCATCCGGCCCTACGAGGACTGCTGCACCCTGTTCGTGCCCCGTCACCCCCGCACCCGGCCCGGTCTCGCGGAAGTGGAGGAAGCGGAGGCGAAGCTGCCCGTGGAGACTCTGGTGCGGGGTTGCCTGGAACAGACCGAGAGCACCATACTCAAGGCTCCGGAATGGATATGA
- a CDS encoding FAD-dependent oxidoreductase, with the protein MDEQFEVIVVGAGPAGSAAAYVLARAGVKVLVLERGESPGAKNVMGGILYPRMLEEIVPGATREAPLERPIVEQQFWMLTETAAFKVGYRSERFRESPSAFSVLRAKFDPWFAGKAVEAGALLVNETLVEDLIWQDGRVAGVRTGRGDGEVYADVVIVAAGVNTLNSLYSGAAAGREGIETDQVALAAKEVIALPAEKIEDRFGLPRGQGVAIELIGDACKGLTGTAFIYTNRDSVSIGVGAMLSDMAKAGVRPYDLLEHLKSHPMVRPLIEGGETKEYLAHLIPEGGYNAVPRVYDHGLLVCGDAAMLVNSLHREGSNLAMTSGRLAAEAVLAVREKKDYSRESLSLYRRKLEESFVLRDLKHYRRIPRFLERTPALFTTYPQAIAEALGEIMTVDGVPKAAKLHRALRAVLSRRSAGQILFDLYRGGRAVW; encoded by the coding sequence ATGGACGAGCAGTTTGAAGTGATCGTGGTGGGGGCGGGACCGGCGGGCAGCGCGGCGGCGTATGTTCTGGCCAGAGCGGGCGTGAAGGTCCTCGTCCTGGAGCGGGGGGAGTCCCCGGGGGCCAAGAACGTCATGGGAGGCATCCTTTACCCGCGCATGCTGGAGGAAATCGTCCCGGGCGCCACCCGCGAAGCTCCCCTCGAGCGCCCCATCGTGGAGCAGCAGTTCTGGATGCTCACCGAGACCGCCGCCTTCAAGGTCGGCTACCGGAGCGAGAGGTTCCGGGAGTCCCCCAGCGCCTTCAGCGTGCTGCGAGCGAAATTCGATCCCTGGTTCGCGGGTAAGGCCGTTGAGGCGGGGGCGCTGCTGGTCAACGAGACCCTGGTGGAAGACCTGATCTGGCAGGATGGCAGGGTGGCGGGGGTAAGGACCGGGCGCGGGGATGGCGAGGTCTACGCCGACGTGGTGATCGTGGCCGCCGGCGTCAACACCCTGAACTCTCTGTACTCGGGCGCGGCAGCGGGGCGCGAGGGTATCGAGACTGACCAGGTCGCCCTGGCGGCCAAGGAGGTGATCGCCCTTCCGGCCGAGAAGATCGAAGACCGCTTCGGCTTGCCCCGCGGGCAGGGGGTGGCCATCGAGCTGATCGGAGACGCCTGCAAGGGCCTCACCGGAACGGCCTTCATCTACACCAACAGGGATTCGGTGTCCATCGGGGTGGGGGCCATGCTTTCGGACATGGCCAAAGCCGGCGTCCGTCCCTACGACCTGCTGGAGCACCTGAAGAGCCACCCCATGGTTCGTCCCCTGATCGAGGGAGGAGAGACGAAGGAGTACCTGGCCCACCTCATTCCGGAGGGGGGATACAACGCTGTGCCGCGGGTCTACGATCACGGGTTGCTGGTGTGCGGGGACGCCGCCATGCTGGTGAACTCGCTGCACCGGGAAGGGTCGAACCTGGCCATGACCTCGGGCCGGCTGGCGGCCGAGGCGGTGCTGGCGGTCCGGGAGAAAAAGGATTACTCCCGGGAGAGCCTGAGCCTGTACCGGCGGAAGCTGGAAGAGAGTTTCGTGCTGCGGGACCTCAAACACTACCGACGCATACCGCGCTTCCTGGAGCGGACTCCAGCCCTGTTCACCACCTACCCGCAGGCCATCGCCGAGGCCCTGGGCGAGATCATGACCGTGGACGGCGTTCCCAAGGCCGCCAAGCTGCACAGAGCCCTCCGGGCCGTGCTTTCCCGGCGGTCTGCGGGCCAGATTCTCTTCGACCTGTACCGGGGCGGGAGGGCGGTGTGGTGA
- the rplT gene encoding 50S ribosomal protein L20, with protein MPRVKTGVPKRKRHRKVLKLAKGYWGRRSRIFRAANEAVMKALAYARRHRREKKRDFRRLWIARINAAARQNGMSYSRLMGGLRRAGIAINRKMLADLAVRDAAAFTNLVEKARQALSA; from the coding sequence ATGCCCAGGGTCAAGACCGGAGTACCGAAGAGAAAGCGTCACCGCAAGGTGCTGAAGCTGGCCAAAGGGTACTGGGGGCGGCGGTCCAGGATTTTTAGGGCGGCCAACGAGGCGGTGATGAAGGCTCTTGCTTACGCCCGGCGTCACCGCAGGGAAAAGAAGCGGGATTTCCGCCGCCTGTGGATCGCCCGCATCAACGCGGCGGCGCGGCAGAACGGCATGTCGTACAGCCGCCTCATGGGCGGGTTGCGGCGGGCCGGCATCGCCATCAATCGCAAGATGCTGGCCGACCTGGCCGTCCGCGACGCGGCCGCCTTCACGAATCTGGTGGAAAAGGCCCGGCAGGCCCTGTCGGCCTAG
- a CDS encoding RNA methyltransferase, producing the protein MRSLGDRQERQRQGLTVIEGRRLVAEALEARVALPLVLYTPELTAHPGGTALLERAAGAGGRLTCVAPEALEACAQTVTPQGVVAVVEFGERVLPAGELASLPGAHGPPSGQPVSPPGEPALVVALDGLQDPGNVGTIVRAGLAAGVWALLLGPGTAELSSPKTLRASAGAAFRVRAWRVSSWEVLSRLREQGWRVVATRARGGAPPFATDLTGRTVILLGNEARGLAPALETLADVAVSIPMPGGAESLNVAMAGTILLYESVRQRAVVRLAGL; encoded by the coding sequence GTGCGGAGCCTGGGTGACAGGCAGGAGCGACAGCGGCAGGGTCTCACGGTGATCGAGGGCCGGCGGCTGGTGGCCGAGGCCCTGGAAGCCCGGGTGGCTCTGCCTCTCGTGTTGTATACGCCGGAGCTGACTGCCCATCCCGGGGGGACCGCCCTGCTGGAACGGGCGGCCGGGGCGGGGGGCCGCCTGACGTGCGTCGCACCGGAGGCTCTGGAGGCATGCGCCCAGACTGTTACCCCCCAGGGCGTGGTGGCGGTGGTGGAGTTCGGTGAGAGGGTGCTGCCTGCGGGGGAGCTTGCTTCGCTGCCGGGCGCGCATGGGCCTCCGTCCGGGCAACCGGTCTCTCCCCCCGGCGAGCCGGCTCTGGTGGTGGCCCTGGACGGGTTGCAGGATCCGGGCAACGTGGGGACCATCGTACGCGCCGGCCTGGCAGCGGGGGTCTGGGCCCTGCTGCTCGGTCCCGGGACGGCGGAGCTTTCATCTCCCAAGACGCTGCGGGCCAGCGCGGGCGCGGCCTTCCGGGTGAGGGCGTGGCGGGTATCGTCATGGGAGGTGCTCAGCCGCCTCCGGGAGCAGGGATGGAGGGTGGTGGCCACCCGGGCCCGCGGCGGAGCCCCCCCCTTTGCCACGGACCTCACCGGGCGGACCGTGATCCTGCTGGGGAACGAGGCCCGCGGGCTGGCCCCGGCGCTGGAGACCCTCGCCGACGTGGCGGTTTCAATTCCCATGCCCGGCGGGGCGGAATCGCTGAACGTGGCCATGGCCGGAACAATCCTTCTATACGAAAGTGTGCGCCAGCGGGCCGTTGTACGGCTCGCTGGGCTGTGA
- the rpmI gene encoding 50S ribosomal protein L35, which produces MPKMKTHSGAKKRFRVTGRGKVRAQHAFTSHKFEKKSAKRKRRLNQGTILEKAESRRVRRLMPYAF; this is translated from the coding sequence ATGCCGAAGATGAAGACCCACAGCGGTGCCAAGAAGCGTTTCCGGGTGACGGGCCGGGGTAAGGTGCGCGCGCAGCATGCCTTCACCAGCCATAAGTTCGAGAAGAAGAGCGCCAAACGTAAGCGCCGTCTCAACCAGGGGACCATCCTGGAGAAGGCTGAGTCGCGTCGCGTGCGCCGCCTGATGCCTTACGCCTTTTGA